A genomic region of Magnolia sinica isolate HGM2019 chromosome 6, MsV1, whole genome shotgun sequence contains the following coding sequences:
- the LOC131248327 gene encoding flavin-containing monooxygenase FMO GS-OX5-like isoform X2, whose translation MARSCKVAVIGAGVSGLVAARELVREGHRVVVFEKSDRIGGTWVYDPRVESDPLGLDPSREIVHGSLYLSLRTNLPRQVMSFLDFPFTATRNGDSRTFPRHEEVLAYIEDFATEFGLLELIRFDAEVVRVSSVEMRKDEWVVEWQTPGSDSIPESEIFEAVVVCTGHHTDPRVAEIPGIEKWPGKQIHSHNYRIPDPFVDQIVVLIGKGPSALDISRDISKLAKEVHLTSRSIDAEVAKLEDHDNIWQHSMIKSVHEDGSVLFHDGSSVFADVIFHCTGYNYHFPFLETNGIVSIDDNRVGPLYKHVFPPRLAPWLSFVGIPNKVIPFLSFELQSKWVAHVLSGKVVLPTEEEMLASVEELYVRMEAAGRPKHYTHILYPFESEYKNWLIDRLGLPPPDESIEQMYVATISSLASHSDGFRDKWDDGYWTQQSHSAPIRE comes from the exons ATGGCGCGTTCTTGCAAGGTGGCCGTAATAGGCGCGGGCGTGTCCGGACTCGTCGCTGCTCGCGAGCTCGTCAGAGAAGGCCACCGAGTCGTCGTCTTCGAGAAGAGCGACCGAATCGGCGGCACGTGGGTCTACGACCCAAGGGTAGAGTCGGACCCGCTCGGGCTCGACCCGAGTCGGGAAATCGTGCACGGCAGCCTCTACCTCTCGCTCCGCACAAACCTCCCTCGACAGGTCATGAGCTTCTTGGATTTCCCTTTCACTGCCACACGGAACGGAGATTCCAGAACTTTCCCACGCCACGAAGAGGTCCTGGCTTACATCGAGGACTTCGCGACTGAGTTCGGGCTTCTTGAGCTGATCCGGTTCGACGCAGAGGTCGTCCGAGTCAGCTCCGTTGAAATGAGGAAAGACGAGTGGGTCGTGGAGTGGCAGACTCCAGGATCGGACTCGATACCGGAGTCGGAGATTTTCGAGGCTGTCGTTGTCTGTACGGGACATCACACAGATCCGCGGGTCGCTGAGATTCCAG GCATTGAAAAGTGGCCTGGAAAGCAGATACACAGCCACAATTATCGGATTCCGGACCCATTCGTGGACCAG ATTGTAGTTTTAATTGGAAAAGGACCTAGTGCCCTGGACATCTCTCGAGATATTTCAAAGTTAGCCAAAGAAGTCCATCTAACATCAAGATCCATAGATGCTGAAGTTGCAAAGTTGGAGGACCATGATAATATTTGGCAGCATTCGATG ATAAAGTCTGTTCATGAAGACGGTTCAGTGCTATTTCATGATGGATCATCAGTTTTTGCAGATGTCATCTTCCATTGTACAGG GTACAACTACCATTTCCCCTTTCTGGAAACAAATGGAATTGTAAGCATTGACGACAACCGTGTTGGACCTCTATATAAGCATGTTTTCCCACCACGGTTGGCTCCTTGGCTCTCTTTTGTGGGAATACCTAACAAG GTTATCCCATTCCTTTCATTTGAGTTACAGTCCAAGTGGGTGGCCCATGTTTTATCCGGCAAGGTGGTGCTACCAACAGAAGAGGAGATGCTTGCATCTGTTGAAGAATTGTATGTGAGAATGGAAGCGGCAGGGAGGCCAAAACACTATACACATATTCTTTATCCGTTTGAG TCTGAGTACAAGAACTGGCTCATTGATCGGTTAGGCCTCCCACCTCCAGATGAGTCAATAGAGCAGATGTATGTTGCTACTATCAGCAGTCTTGCCTCTCATTCCGATGGATTTCGTGACAAGTGGGATGATGGCTATTGGACTCAACAATCACATTCTGCGCCCATAAG AGAATGA
- the LOC131248327 gene encoding flavin-containing monooxygenase FMO GS-OX5-like isoform X1, which translates to MARSCKVAVIGAGVSGLVAARELVREGHRVVVFEKSDRIGGTWVYDPRVESDPLGLDPSREIVHGSLYLSLRTNLPRQVMSFLDFPFTATRNGDSRTFPRHEEVLAYIEDFATEFGLLELIRFDAEVVRVSSVEMRKDEWVVEWQTPGSDSIPESEIFEAVVVCTGHHTDPRVAEIPGIEKWPGKQIHSHNYRIPDPFVDQIVVLIGKGPSALDISRDISKLAKEVHLTSRSIDAEVAKLEDHDNIWQHSMIKSVHEDGSVLFHDGSSVFADVIFHCTGYNYHFPFLETNGIVSIDDNRVGPLYKHVFPPRLAPWLSFVGIPNKVIPFLSFELQSKWVAHVLSGKVVLPTEEEMLASVEELYVRMEAAGRPKHYTHILYPFESEYKNWLIDRLGLPPPDESIEQMYVATISSLASHSDGFRDKWDDGYWTQQSHSAPIRLHRWSFGGIQTGP; encoded by the exons ATGGCGCGTTCTTGCAAGGTGGCCGTAATAGGCGCGGGCGTGTCCGGACTCGTCGCTGCTCGCGAGCTCGTCAGAGAAGGCCACCGAGTCGTCGTCTTCGAGAAGAGCGACCGAATCGGCGGCACGTGGGTCTACGACCCAAGGGTAGAGTCGGACCCGCTCGGGCTCGACCCGAGTCGGGAAATCGTGCACGGCAGCCTCTACCTCTCGCTCCGCACAAACCTCCCTCGACAGGTCATGAGCTTCTTGGATTTCCCTTTCACTGCCACACGGAACGGAGATTCCAGAACTTTCCCACGCCACGAAGAGGTCCTGGCTTACATCGAGGACTTCGCGACTGAGTTCGGGCTTCTTGAGCTGATCCGGTTCGACGCAGAGGTCGTCCGAGTCAGCTCCGTTGAAATGAGGAAAGACGAGTGGGTCGTGGAGTGGCAGACTCCAGGATCGGACTCGATACCGGAGTCGGAGATTTTCGAGGCTGTCGTTGTCTGTACGGGACATCACACAGATCCGCGGGTCGCTGAGATTCCAG GCATTGAAAAGTGGCCTGGAAAGCAGATACACAGCCACAATTATCGGATTCCGGACCCATTCGTGGACCAG ATTGTAGTTTTAATTGGAAAAGGACCTAGTGCCCTGGACATCTCTCGAGATATTTCAAAGTTAGCCAAAGAAGTCCATCTAACATCAAGATCCATAGATGCTGAAGTTGCAAAGTTGGAGGACCATGATAATATTTGGCAGCATTCGATG ATAAAGTCTGTTCATGAAGACGGTTCAGTGCTATTTCATGATGGATCATCAGTTTTTGCAGATGTCATCTTCCATTGTACAGG GTACAACTACCATTTCCCCTTTCTGGAAACAAATGGAATTGTAAGCATTGACGACAACCGTGTTGGACCTCTATATAAGCATGTTTTCCCACCACGGTTGGCTCCTTGGCTCTCTTTTGTGGGAATACCTAACAAG GTTATCCCATTCCTTTCATTTGAGTTACAGTCCAAGTGGGTGGCCCATGTTTTATCCGGCAAGGTGGTGCTACCAACAGAAGAGGAGATGCTTGCATCTGTTGAAGAATTGTATGTGAGAATGGAAGCGGCAGGGAGGCCAAAACACTATACACATATTCTTTATCCGTTTGAG TCTGAGTACAAGAACTGGCTCATTGATCGGTTAGGCCTCCCACCTCCAGATGAGTCAATAGAGCAGATGTATGTTGCTACTATCAGCAGTCTTGCCTCTCATTCCGATGGATTTCGTGACAAGTGGGATGATGGCTATTGGACTCAACAATCACATTCTGCGCCCATAAG GCTTCATAGGTGGTcgtttggtggtatccaaacaggcccttaa